In Dolichospermum flos-aquae CCAP 1403/13F, the following proteins share a genomic window:
- a CDS encoding phage holin family protein has translation MKHFLLTWIGTAVALLITAKIVPGIILTSFVAALIAAVVIGLVNAIVRPILQILAFPITLITLGLFTLVINALTLWFASAITPGYGFEIRGFIPAFLGSIVLSIVSGIINQIVNAVD, from the coding sequence ATGAAGCACTTTCTTTTAACTTGGATCGGGACTGCGGTAGCATTATTAATTACGGCTAAAATTGTTCCTGGAATCATTCTCACTAGTTTTGTTGCTGCCTTAATTGCCGCTGTTGTGATTGGTTTAGTAAATGCCATTGTGCGACCAATTTTGCAGATTTTAGCATTTCCCATCACCTTAATTACTTTGGGTTTATTCACCCTGGTGATTAATGCCTTAACGCTATGGTTTGCCAGTGCCATAACTCCCGGCTATGGTTTTGAAATTCGGGGTTTTATTCCTGCTTTTTTAGGTTCAATTGTTTTATCAATTGTTTCTGGTATTATTAATCAGATTGTTAATGCAGTTGATTAA
- a CDS encoding cobalamin biosynthesis protein — MVIKKLWVGIGCQKGISQQLINLVIKKVFQENQLIYHEIAGIATIDKKASEIGLLEFCNLEKLPLKTFSAELLNNVFVPNPNNTITKLVGTSSVAEASAILAASEITSKEIMLLVPKQIFRLPEAPATITVAVAKSENLIF; from the coding sequence ATGGTTATAAAAAAATTATGGGTAGGAATTGGTTGTCAAAAAGGAATTTCCCAACAATTAATTAATTTAGTAATCAAAAAAGTTTTTCAGGAAAATCAACTTATATATCATGAAATAGCTGGAATTGCAACTATTGATAAAAAAGCCTCAGAAATTGGTTTATTGGAATTTTGTAACTTAGAAAAACTACCTTTAAAAACCTTTAGTGCGGAACTTTTAAATAATGTATTTGTTCCCAATCCTAATAATACTATTACTAAGTTAGTGGGAACATCTAGCGTAGCAGAGGCTTCCGCGATTCTTGCAGCTTCAGAAATCACATCTAAGGAAATAATGTTATTAGTTCCTAAACAGATTTTCCGATTACCAGAAGCACCAGCAACAATCACAGTAGCCGTTGCTAAAAGTGAAAACCTGATATTTTAA